The Streptomyces durmitorensis genome contains the following window.
CGTCAGCCACAGCCAGGCGCTGATCACCCAGGCGAACACGGACGGATCGAGCAGCGCGGACAGCGTGGTGAGGATCGAACCGCAGGCGACGACCGCGAGCACCGGCTTCCTGACGAGCGCCCGGGGATGCAGCTTGTGCAGCGCATCGGGGAACGACTTCATCACCTGTACGGGATCGAGGAGGACCCCGGAGCGGACGCGCCCGCCGTCGATGCGGCCGGCCCGTACCGCTGAACTGCCTCTGGACGGAGGCTTCGTGGACGGGGTCGGAGCCTGCTGCGGGGCGGCGGGAAGCATCGGGGTGTGACCTTCTGGTGAGGGACCGTGCGGTGGTCATGAGGCCGGTCCTGCGCAGGGGCCCCTGCGCAGGACCGGCTGATCGCGAACGCGGCCACGCGTCGAGCGGGACGGCATGCGCGGCCGGGTGCGAACAGGAAACGTAGCTTCGGGGATGCCCCCGAACGGCTGGTGCACCTGGGTATTTACGGGCCTCTGACGTGCGTACGGGGCGCACGTCAAGCCCTCGTCAACGCGGGTCGCATGACCGTCAATGTCGCGTCATGGAGGGGCCGGAGACACCCGGCACCGGGCATAGCGTCACCACGTGCCTCCGGGTTCCTGCCCGGTCCCGGGGGCCCCGCCCGTTCGCGGATCAGTTCACGGAACAACAGGATCCTCAAGGAGGAATCCCATGGCAGAGCTCCAGTGCGGCGAGGACCCCGAGCCCTTTGAACCCGGCCCGGCCGGACCGCTCTTCGTCCCCGTCCGGCCGGGACCCGCGGGCTGCGTCGCCCGCCTGTTCCGCACGCCCGTCGGCGGCCGTACCGCTGTCGCCTTCACGACCCCTCAGCGCCTGAGCGCGGCCCTCGGTGACCGCCAGGCCTGGATCAGGCTCTCGGAGCCCGCGCTGCGGGCGCTCACCGAGCCGCTCGGGGTCCAGGA
Protein-coding sequences here:
- a CDS encoding SAV_915 family protein; protein product: MAELQCGEDPEPFEPGPAGPLFVPVRPGPAGCVARLFRTPVGGRTAVAFTTPQRLSAALGDRQAWIRLSEPALRALTEPLGVQEVTVDPRLAAHPVEAPGRRTPAWREWDPQAVGALRVTGAAALVGALTTWIG